Proteins encoded in a region of the Mucilaginibacter sabulilitoris genome:
- a CDS encoding DUF6088 family protein, which produces MSALEQLKMHLQKGQVYRRDDLVKWSRSVDRHLHALLKEGVLQKLSQGVYYYPKNSVFGQTPPEEETLVRSFLKDDRFLLTSPNLYNALGVGTTQLYNQRTVYNHKRHGKFKLGNRVFDFQMKHHFPEKLTPEFLLVDLAGNLDRLAEDQQQVKNNVLSKAGNMNKTELRQTLNQYGNGKAKRLLAPVLT; this is translated from the coding sequence ATGTCGGCGCTGGAACAACTTAAAATGCATTTGCAGAAAGGACAGGTTTATCGAAGGGATGATCTTGTCAAATGGTCGCGTTCGGTAGACAGGCACTTGCATGCATTATTGAAAGAAGGTGTATTGCAAAAGCTATCTCAGGGCGTTTACTATTATCCCAAAAACTCAGTATTTGGTCAAACACCGCCGGAAGAAGAAACCTTGGTTCGTTCCTTTCTGAAAGATGATCGTTTTTTACTGACTTCACCAAATCTATATAATGCGTTAGGTGTGGGCACTACACAACTCTATAATCAGCGCACTGTTTATAATCATAAGCGGCATGGGAAATTCAAATTGGGTAATCGTGTGTTTGATTTCCAGATGAAACATCATTTTCCTGAAAAGTTAACCCCTGAATTTTTACTTGTCGACCTGGCTGGCAATTTAGACAGATTAGCAGAAGATCAGCAACAGGTAAAAAATAATGTTCTATCCAAAGCTGGTAATATGAACAAGACTGAGTTACGACAAACACTCAATCAATACGGCAACGGCAAAGCTAAACGTTTACTGGCACCTGTTTTAACATAA
- a CDS encoding nucleotidyl transferase AbiEii/AbiGii toxin family protein, which yields MAGYLHQHPEFRELLRILESETDIQAALIEKDYWIMHVLYGLKSQGYDFELKGGTSLSKGYKIIERFSEDIDIHIKPPEDQKVNENPKNEKPANVAARKHFYDWLAAEINIDGIVLVERDTDFDNTKSYSSGGIRLYYDNLIDQVEGIKAGILLEAGFDQVTPNEELTISSWAYDRAIALGVEIIDNRAKDIACYNPGYTFVEKLQTIATKFRRERETGNTSVNFMRQYYDVYSLLGREDVQAFLGTPEYLAHKEERFPKPDLAIPVNKNEAFLLNDEPLRASYKKRYADTAALYYAGQPDFDQLLARIHQYIDKL from the coding sequence ATGGCTGGATATCTTCACCAACATCCTGAATTTCGCGAATTACTCCGTATACTGGAAAGTGAAACCGATATACAGGCGGCTTTGATCGAAAAAGATTATTGGATTATGCATGTATTATATGGCCTCAAATCACAAGGATATGATTTTGAATTAAAGGGTGGTACTTCACTGTCAAAGGGCTACAAAATTATTGAACGATTCTCAGAAGATATCGATATTCACATCAAGCCGCCGGAAGATCAAAAAGTGAATGAGAACCCTAAAAATGAAAAGCCAGCCAATGTTGCTGCCCGCAAGCATTTTTATGACTGGCTGGCAGCGGAAATTAACATCGATGGTATAGTGCTCGTGGAACGTGATACCGATTTCGATAATACCAAGTCATATTCCAGCGGTGGGATACGCTTATATTACGACAATCTTATTGACCAGGTGGAAGGAATAAAGGCAGGAATACTTTTGGAAGCAGGTTTTGACCAGGTTACTCCGAATGAGGAATTAACGATCAGTTCCTGGGCTTATGACCGGGCAATCGCTCTAGGTGTTGAGATTATCGATAACCGAGCTAAGGATATTGCCTGTTATAATCCCGGCTATACATTCGTAGAAAAGTTGCAAACCATTGCCACGAAATTCCGCAGGGAAAGAGAAACTGGCAATACAAGTGTAAATTTTATGCGCCAATATTATGATGTTTACAGTTTATTAGGTCGCGAAGACGTACAAGCATTTCTTGGAACGCCGGAATATTTAGCACATAAGGAGGAACGTTTTCCGAAACCCGACTTAGCTATCCCGGTAAATAAAAATGAGGCCTTTCTCTTAAATGATGAACCGTTGAGAGCATCCTATAAAAAAAGATACGCGGACACAGCCGCGCTTTATTATGCCGGGCAGCCTGATTTTGATCAGTTGCTTGCAAGGATTCATCAATATATCGATAAGTTATAG
- a CDS encoding ISL3 family transposase: MIPQFILPSNLQLKAETIYCEPGVLYIHTAVCQKYSACPICGKRSKRIHSRYSRTLLDLPISGHMAKVKLKARKYFCDNAVCPRKVFTERFDYEIRPYYRRMVRSNDLLMRMALELGGNTGAAISRYVGVPVSPTTILRVIKGIEIQPKALTSGIIGVDDWAFKKGKTYGTVIVDLERKEVVDLLPDRESGTLAEWLRKHPEITTVSRDRYGPYALGVKTGAPHANQVADRFHLLMNLGEATKRIFQSKGKELREVFTIYNDPKRGESSRVEIEQPAPSRLETAEPNISTANIGVARQHKFDKVKELHSTGITLRQIARITKLARGTVRKYVLMEQLGKRQSRSSTNLEAFINVLLQEENRGKTYRELHKSIVQMGFNGKYTQFCCKMNEVYSMQPFIRTKSEAPIVVKTWSPTRLSLMLYMESEDLQGNEDRDFLKLLFETLPQIKQLEQLVKGFKQLFAAKEDGLLKNWIEEAVKSECGLKNFAKNLLKDYEAVNNAVITTISNGQVEGQVNRIKNIKRKMYGRAGFQLLRKMVLAKSA; this comes from the coding sequence ATGATACCACAATTTATCCTTCCTTCTAATTTACAGCTAAAAGCTGAAACAATCTATTGTGAACCAGGAGTACTCTATATTCACACTGCTGTTTGTCAAAAATATTCAGCTTGTCCAATTTGTGGCAAAAGAAGCAAAAGAATCCATAGCAGGTATTCCAGAACCCTTTTAGACCTGCCGATTTCGGGACACATGGCAAAAGTTAAGCTCAAAGCAAGGAAATACTTTTGTGATAATGCGGTATGCCCCAGAAAAGTATTTACTGAACGCTTCGATTATGAAATCAGGCCTTACTACAGAAGAATGGTTCGGTCAAATGACCTTCTGATGCGGATGGCACTTGAGCTTGGCGGAAATACAGGTGCTGCAATCAGTCGCTATGTTGGCGTTCCCGTCAGCCCAACCACTATATTGCGGGTTATCAAAGGGATTGAGATCCAGCCTAAGGCACTAACCTCCGGTATAATAGGTGTAGATGACTGGGCGTTCAAAAAAGGGAAGACATACGGAACTGTTATTGTCGATCTGGAAAGAAAAGAAGTAGTAGACCTGCTGCCTGACCGCGAGTCGGGCACTCTTGCCGAATGGCTCAGGAAGCATCCGGAAATAACAACCGTTTCCAGAGATAGGTACGGGCCATACGCCTTAGGGGTAAAAACTGGCGCACCTCATGCTAACCAGGTAGCAGACCGCTTTCATCTACTTATGAACCTTGGAGAAGCAACCAAAAGGATCTTTCAATCAAAGGGAAAAGAACTGAGGGAAGTATTTACCATTTATAATGATCCAAAAAGGGGGGAATCTAGTCGTGTTGAGATTGAACAGCCTGCTCCAAGTAGACTAGAAACCGCAGAGCCGAACATTTCAACCGCAAATATTGGTGTTGCCAGACAGCACAAATTCGACAAGGTTAAAGAGCTGCACAGCACTGGAATTACATTAAGGCAAATTGCCAGAATTACAAAGCTGGCGCGTGGTACAGTTAGGAAATATGTATTAATGGAACAGCTTGGGAAAAGGCAATCCAGAAGCTCAACTAATCTGGAAGCCTTCATTAACGTTCTACTGCAGGAAGAGAACAGAGGTAAAACATATCGCGAACTGCATAAATCAATTGTACAGATGGGTTTTAACGGGAAGTATACACAGTTTTGCTGCAAGATGAACGAAGTTTATAGCATGCAGCCCTTTATCAGAACTAAATCCGAAGCTCCAATAGTGGTAAAAACCTGGTCACCTACCAGACTATCGCTAATGCTCTATATGGAATCAGAAGATCTTCAAGGTAATGAAGACAGGGATTTCTTGAAACTACTATTCGAAACGCTACCACAGATAAAACAACTGGAGCAACTGGTAAAGGGGTTTAAGCAACTGTTCGCTGCCAAGGAAGATGGGCTGCTAAAAAATTGGATTGAAGAGGCAGTAAAGTCTGAGTGCGGATTGAAGAACTTTGCCAAAAATCTACTAAAGGACTACGAGGCAGTAAATAATGCAGTCATTACAACTATAAGCAACGGGCAAGTTGAGGGCCAGGTAAACCGGATCAAAAATATAAAAAGGAAAATGTACGGCAGGGCGGGTTTTCAGTTGCTGAGAAAAATGGTTCTCGCTAAGTCAGCATAA